One window from the genome of Gimesia aquarii encodes:
- a CDS encoding phage tail protein, with protein MTNQKKYHFSTPAQWKACVFAGTSLETVTVEHGFGPTAPFGQPPTRYASPGAFAPVILSTGETLWRDEIGQCHQLLAEGGEAESFPSPSAIATAERMVATADLLWVRKGKNSVQCFESDSLTQFTTISFKDGDVIDIAAADDQGSLYVLIQHNNSCSIKCINRCGFKSEPIPLNGLLRVTSLDSLKQTSFVYLKQTKQFTLLTRAQQPVLLWFAEEGGDVIRSMPVGAIRPSFRDLQLGCDFRHSKLLLSGIYDDISDKIAAVLVLDPDGGILSEVIVDRSDAPIQIQGVTGGCSSLLVAGSSGLQRYRQTNIVPLSSAEVRAYALTPMLRSTPLEGGPPWLRAEFKAELPQGSTLKITVAATDDDKTRERILSITRNNTLLADHLVKTLHTDPDLHRNTTIFQGRASNTDVEPESFSAPLFTFKEQYLWVSLELIAAPGAKLPVVYEMNVLYPGISLMEHLPLIYQREPYSPDNFLRALVGVLENSSQEIDQNIASLGSLIHPTTAPEEWLDYVARWLGLPWHDQLNTNQKRAILSQAEILAQGRGTRFSLEALLKSIITGEPPRFRVIDMIADFGFAITAADNRKGTNLPAILGGASPWNSELDAFAMVDLMRLPCSSITNDPMLRFLGKIRIDIAATAQERIAWEPWLLDLLQEMAPVMTTVELNWVGPQALKSDRIHDDFILEPLPDAHLGSDAVTGHARLPDAKLRLSDIGPTLDTRLH; from the coding sequence ATGACCAATCAAAAAAAGTATCATTTTTCAACACCAGCCCAATGGAAAGCGTGTGTTTTTGCGGGGACGAGTCTCGAGACGGTGACAGTCGAACACGGGTTCGGTCCGACAGCACCATTCGGACAGCCTCCCACTCGATATGCTTCACCTGGAGCTTTCGCCCCGGTTATTTTATCCACGGGTGAAACATTATGGCGCGACGAAATCGGGCAATGTCATCAACTACTAGCCGAAGGAGGGGAAGCAGAGTCATTCCCCAGTCCATCTGCGATTGCGACTGCTGAGCGAATGGTGGCGACTGCTGATTTGCTCTGGGTACGAAAGGGTAAAAATTCAGTTCAATGTTTTGAAAGTGATTCGCTGACACAATTCACAACGATTTCTTTTAAGGATGGGGATGTTATTGACATTGCCGCCGCGGACGATCAAGGATCACTCTATGTTCTAATCCAACACAACAATAGTTGCTCGATCAAATGTATTAATCGGTGTGGATTTAAAAGCGAGCCTATTCCACTGAACGGGCTTTTGCGCGTCACTTCCTTGGATTCTCTGAAACAGACTTCCTTCGTTTATCTGAAACAAACGAAGCAATTCACCTTACTGACTCGTGCTCAACAGCCTGTTCTTCTTTGGTTTGCTGAAGAGGGCGGTGATGTAATCCGTAGTATGCCGGTTGGAGCGATACGTCCGAGTTTCCGCGATCTACAATTGGGGTGCGATTTCCGTCATTCGAAACTTCTGCTGAGTGGGATCTATGATGACATTTCAGATAAAATTGCTGCTGTTCTCGTACTCGATCCAGATGGCGGCATTTTAAGTGAGGTAATTGTTGATCGGAGCGATGCGCCCATACAAATACAAGGAGTAACAGGTGGATGCAGCAGTTTGCTCGTTGCCGGCTCAAGTGGACTTCAGCGATACAGACAGACGAATATTGTTCCGCTCAGTAGTGCCGAAGTTCGTGCTTACGCACTCACACCGATGTTACGGTCGACTCCTCTTGAGGGGGGGCCACCTTGGCTTCGTGCTGAGTTCAAAGCCGAATTACCGCAAGGTTCAACCCTGAAAATCACTGTCGCTGCGACTGATGATGATAAAACACGGGAACGAATTTTGAGCATCACCAGGAATAACACCTTACTCGCTGATCATCTTGTAAAAACACTACATACCGATCCCGATCTTCATCGTAACACAACGATCTTTCAGGGACGAGCAAGCAACACTGATGTAGAACCAGAATCATTCAGCGCGCCGTTGTTTACATTTAAAGAGCAATACCTTTGGGTCAGTCTCGAACTGATAGCAGCGCCTGGGGCGAAATTACCGGTTGTTTATGAAATGAATGTTCTCTATCCCGGTATTTCGTTAATGGAACATTTGCCTTTGATATATCAACGTGAACCTTACTCTCCCGATAACTTTCTCCGTGCGCTCGTAGGAGTTTTGGAAAACTCGTCGCAAGAGATTGATCAGAACATTGCATCTTTAGGCAGCCTCATTCATCCCACGACCGCACCAGAGGAATGGCTCGACTATGTGGCCCGTTGGCTTGGTTTACCCTGGCACGATCAGCTTAACACCAATCAGAAACGAGCGATACTATCACAAGCCGAAATTCTGGCTCAGGGTCGTGGTACGCGGTTTAGTCTTGAAGCACTTCTCAAAAGTATCATTACTGGTGAGCCACCACGATTTCGAGTGATCGATATGATTGCCGATTTCGGTTTCGCAATTACCGCTGCTGACAATCGCAAAGGCACCAATTTGCCTGCGATACTGGGTGGGGCATCACCCTGGAATTCTGAATTGGATGCGTTCGCTATGGTTGACTTGATGCGACTTCCGTGTTCGTCGATCACGAATGATCCGATGCTTCGTTTTCTAGGGAAAATACGAATCGATATCGCGGCTACCGCTCAGGAACGAATAGCCTGGGAGCCTTGGTTGCTTGATTTGCTTCAGGAGATGGCACCGGTAATGACCACTGTCGAACTAAATTGGGTTGGACCCCAGGCATTGAAGAGTGATCGTATCCACGACGACTTTATTCTTGAGCCGCTTCCGGATGCACATCTTGGTTCTGATGCAGTAACCGGACACGCTCGTCTACCCGACGCGAAACTACGACTTTCCGACATCGGACCCACCCTTGACACACGATTACATTGA
- a CDS encoding baseplate J/gp47 family protein, whose product MSKLSPNLFQRRFQDLMEIGRASLQALAPEWTDHNAHDPGITLMELLAWTAEAQLYSLSRMRHDERQAYAALMGITDTGANSAHGLIWPDPNDINSPVNTFAENVIIPRDAIAHVEGLETTTFQLIDDQLWMPGRLTQLVTHCADGEKIDHTNTNMYGGQPFFPFGERAGCRDKFALSFTCRDKLPDSKSLQTTSGHWVIGVQAAPSAQVKDESQTEVPALIRSALQATLVAGQDRIPIKVVSDDTYGMLRTGAIRLDFNNVKISPTTFTIEFHSEVGFARPPRIIRVGANVIPIEQVTRISRELHVANGLPDWKLELKQPGLRYSMNKDPIAIEIAEPSGVKQWYRCERLSEKGPTDRFFEFDRKSDVATFGNGVNGKIPSAESHVMVTYHVCNGEQGSIARNRKWCVTGFSGVYGVNYSPISGGANALTPTSVRRHARDRVRKSHALITNNDISHAAISLPLLEVSRAWIAPPHRLAPRTGETTLVALRSRLGQSEPDTVPETPRWLEAVRCSLISRIPLGTRLAVIAPCYIDFFFQVDLEAQQGIDSESLRMELVKEFASRLALDDDGVTTPREPGALVTRNDLMNWVRSLAGVKRVLDLSLFQVNGENQMPDQKIHVPSHGLPRWNRRRTTITVIPTAMGGRR is encoded by the coding sequence ATGAGTAAACTCTCTCCAAACCTGTTCCAACGACGTTTTCAGGATTTGATGGAGATTGGCCGAGCAAGCTTGCAGGCGCTCGCTCCCGAATGGACCGATCACAACGCACACGACCCCGGAATTACGCTGATGGAGCTGTTAGCCTGGACAGCCGAAGCTCAGCTCTATTCATTGTCCCGAATGCGTCACGACGAACGGCAAGCATACGCGGCATTGATGGGAATTACCGATACTGGTGCAAATTCTGCGCACGGGCTCATTTGGCCTGATCCTAATGATATCAATTCACCCGTCAACACGTTTGCGGAGAATGTGATCATTCCCCGCGATGCGATTGCCCATGTCGAGGGACTCGAAACCACCACTTTTCAGCTCATCGACGATCAACTCTGGATGCCAGGCAGGCTGACACAATTGGTCACGCATTGTGCCGATGGTGAAAAGATTGATCATACAAATACGAATATGTACGGTGGGCAACCATTTTTTCCCTTTGGTGAGCGTGCCGGTTGTCGAGATAAATTTGCACTTTCTTTTACATGCCGAGACAAGTTGCCTGATAGCAAGTCACTACAGACAACTTCCGGACACTGGGTTATTGGTGTTCAAGCAGCGCCTTCTGCACAAGTGAAAGATGAATCACAAACTGAAGTCCCTGCTTTGATTCGGTCTGCGTTGCAGGCAACGCTTGTTGCCGGGCAAGATCGTATTCCGATCAAGGTCGTTTCAGACGATACGTATGGAATGTTACGAACCGGGGCCATTCGGCTCGACTTTAACAACGTGAAAATTTCACCAACTACATTTACGATTGAGTTTCATTCTGAAGTTGGCTTTGCTCGGCCTCCTCGAATTATTCGAGTTGGGGCAAACGTGATTCCAATAGAACAGGTAACTCGCATCTCCCGTGAACTCCATGTCGCCAATGGTCTGCCAGACTGGAAACTTGAACTGAAACAACCTGGCTTGCGATATTCCATGAACAAGGACCCAATTGCAATCGAGATAGCAGAACCATCTGGCGTCAAGCAGTGGTATCGCTGTGAGCGGCTTTCCGAGAAAGGACCTACGGATCGATTTTTCGAATTTGATCGAAAGTCGGATGTGGCAACATTCGGGAACGGTGTGAATGGTAAAATTCCATCTGCAGAGTCACATGTAATGGTAACCTATCATGTTTGTAACGGCGAGCAAGGTAGTATCGCACGAAATCGGAAATGGTGTGTGACTGGTTTTTCTGGTGTCTATGGTGTGAATTACAGTCCAATCTCTGGTGGTGCGAATGCACTCACACCAACGAGTGTGCGTCGACACGCCCGAGATCGTGTCCGGAAAAGCCATGCTCTCATTACCAATAATGATATCTCTCATGCTGCGATCTCGCTTCCTTTATTAGAAGTCTCGCGTGCCTGGATTGCACCCCCGCATCGACTTGCTCCACGAACGGGTGAGACAACATTAGTCGCGCTGCGCAGTCGCCTTGGGCAATCAGAACCTGATACAGTTCCGGAAACTCCACGTTGGCTTGAAGCCGTCCGCTGCAGCTTGATCTCTCGAATTCCTTTAGGCACACGGCTTGCTGTTATAGCCCCTTGTTACATTGACTTTTTCTTTCAAGTCGACTTGGAAGCGCAACAGGGAATCGATTCAGAGTCACTTCGAATGGAATTGGTAAAAGAATTCGCCAGTCGTCTTGCCTTGGACGACGATGGAGTGACAACACCGAGGGAACCAGGGGCGTTAGTCACAAGAAATGATCTTATGAATTGGGTGAGATCGTTGGCTGGGGTGAAACGCGTTCTCGACTTGAGTTTGTTTCAAGTGAATGGGGAGAATCAAATGCCAGATCAAAAGATTCATGTTCCCAGTCACGGCTTGCCTCGCTGGAATCGTCGTCGAACGACAATTACTGTGATTCCAACGGCGATGGGAGGACGCCGATGA